The genome window TCCTAAATCGGTTCCATATGCTGTCGACATCGAAATAATTGTACCAACACCATCAATATAGAAGAAATAAGCGATTAAAAAGATGAATATCGTTCGGTATTGCCTTATATCACGAAATGTTTGCCAAAGACGTTTAAAGCTGCTTGCAATAATTCTTGGTTCACGCTCAACATAGTGGAGCTGATGGACGTTTTTTATCATTGGAATGGCAAAAGTCATCCACCATACCGCCGTGATTAGGAAGGCAATTCGGCTCGCGGTTGTTGCTGATAACGGGATGATTTCCAGCTGTGACAGCATGATAACGGTAATACTCAAAACAAAGGGAATCGAGCTCCCTATATAGCCTAAAGCATATCCCCTTGCCGAAACATCATCCATCCGCTCCTTCGTTGTTACATCGACGATAAAAGCATCATAGAAGACGACCGCACCTCTCGACCCGATAGAGGTAAACGTATAAATAATTAATAATAAAATCCAACTATCACTTGGGACGAATAGAAGTGATATTGTTGCTAATGTACCCATCGTGAAGAAAAACAGGAAGAACTTTTTCTTCATACCTTTATAATCGGCGATTGTACCTAAAATCGGCCCGAGCAGCGCTAATATTAACGTTGCAATCGAAATCGTATACCCTAGATATGCTGTTGAATCTACATCAGCGACACCTGCATTTCCTGCAACGGCTTTATAATAGATTGGAAAAATAGCGGTTGTAATAATAATAGAATAAGCAGAGTCTGCCCAATCATACATCATCCAGCTCTTCTCTTTTTTAGTAAACTTCCCCAAGCACATTCCCTCCCCCAATAGACCTATATTCAAGTGTACAACATCAGGTAGTAGATTACAGTTATAATATGAAAAAATTTACAATTTTAATACAAATGTTGGGACATGGGGACAGGTCCCTTATTACCACCTTGACAAATGTTTAAATAATTCATTATACTTAACCTAACCAAATACCAATACAACTGTACCACATTGTAGTTTACACCCTGTTTGAATTCTGTTGTCCTACCCAGCTTACGTGCTTATGTCTCTACTTTGGAGCCTTTGCAAGGGGAAACTAGAAAATTATATTGAATACGCTTCCATGAAAAATAAAAACGACCCATTACATATGAAAATAAGAATCGAGGTTCATACCTTTGCAAAGAAAAAAGAATACTTCAGAAAAATTATGGACGAAATACTTTATTCTAACGTTTATCTACTCTTTATTTACATCCATCTCTAACAATATGTTATTAACAGGACTTCCGCTATACGCAATCCATCTTGGCGGGAATAATTCCATCTCAGGATTACTTTTCGGGCTTTTTATGCTATTTGCTATTTTTTCTCGTCCGCTTTTTGGTAAATTAATCGACGAAAAGAGCAGAAGAATGGTACTGATTACCGGCGGTGTTATATCAGCTATCCTTAGCCTTTCTTATGTATTCGCCCTTTCCATCGGTCTATTGCTCTTATTAAGAGCGTTCCATGGATTCGGTTTCGGTGCAACAACCAATTCTTCCGGCACCGTTGTTTCCGATATTGTTCCAAAAAGCAGATTAGCAGAGGGAATCGGTTATTTTGGGTTAGCGAATACTCTGGCTACTGCTGTAGGGCCTGCTTTAAGCTTGTTTATCATCATGAATTATAATTATAATCTGCTATTTATCGTTTCATCTATTCTAGGTTTCATCGCATTATTCTGCAGCTTTTTTATTAATTACGAGCGGAAGAATAATGAGTCTGAGCATGAATTATCCAATCCTAAAGTAAAAAGAAAGCTTTCGGAGATTATGTATGAAAAAACAGCATTGCCAACCGGCCTAGTTACGATATTTATTTATGTTGCGATGGGTGCAACATTGACGTTCATCCCAATATATGCACTTTCACTAGGGATAGAAGATATCGGATTATATTTTACAGTTTATTCATTCGCTCTATTGTTTACGAGAATTGCAGGTGGGAAATTGGCCGATAAATACGGGTATTCACTTGTTATCATCCCAGGTATGATTATGATTGTGCTATCATTTGTCGTTTTGGCTTATGCAACATCATTATCCGCCTTTATCATCTCAGCCATTTTATATGGACTAGGTTTAGGATCAGTTGATCCAACATTAAATGCAGTGATGATTCGACTTTGCCCGCCGGATAGAAGAGGTGTAGGGAATTCTACCTTCTTTACTGCCAAAGATCTAGGTGGCGGTTTGGGTGCTGTCATCTTCGGATTCGTTTCACTAAGTCAAGGGTTTAGATCTGTTTATCTTTACTGTGCTCTAAGTATTATCCTCGCGATGATTGCCTATCATTTCATCCTAAGAAGACAGATAAGCAGCATGGAGAAAGTTGTTGGTGGAATAAAACAAAGTGCATAGTTTGGAAGGCATTATGTTTATCTTTTTTCAGATTAGGTAGCATTTCTCAACAGAGAGTGCTACTATTTTTTTGGCTAGGTTTGCCAATCATTTCTATAGAACGTCTTCAATCTAGGTACATTCCTTTAACATTGCGAATAAGATATTTAATAACTTACTGCCCATTTAGGCGGAATGAATCTGAGAGGGGAATGAGCAATATGTACGCTGTTCCTTATGTGTATCCATACCCTTATTACGTCAATACACCAATATATACCTACAACACGAGACAACCTATGTACTGGGGTTTTACTGAGAGTAGCGCATATGCCAATCGAAATCTTTATTTACAAACACCAGTTGAAGAAGGAAGTAATTTAAAGGATTTTGGAAAAGGACCGTTTATAGTGAAAATTGATAAGGCAGCGGAGCAAAACAATACATTTCGTACAGTTTTATGGACAGGTAATCATTTGCAAGTTACTGTGATGAGTCTTAATATCGGGGAAGACACCGGTTTAGAAGTTCATCCTAACGCCGATCAATTCATACGTATTGAGGATGGTCAAGGAATCGTTCAAATCGGAGATAAGAGAGGCAAATATTATATTCTGGAAAAAGTGCATGATGATGACGCAATTATCGTTCCCGCCGGAAAATGGCATAATTTGATAAATACAGGTGATAAAGCACTAAAACTCTATACAATCTATGCCCCGCCACAGTATCCATTAGCTACTATTCATAGAACGAAAGCAGACGCAATAGCTGCTCATGACTAAAAGTAAATTAATAAAAAACCCAGCTAATCTACTTCTTAAGTGAAGTTAGCTGGGTTTCTAGCTTTATCTCTTTTAGTTTATCAAGTTATCGATAAACAACCGAACAACATCCGCACCACCAATAAACGTTCCGAGTGAGCTTCCGATGTTAGCGAACACTACAACGAGTAACACCCGGGTCACTTTATTTTTCCAGAATCCTTTAAAACTAAAAACATCCTCTGATAGACGTTCGAAATCTCGTACTGTTGGTTTACTGAAATATGCTTGGACAAATCCGGCGAACCAGCCTGCAGCTGTGAGTGGATCAAGTGCCGATATCGGTGCTGCTACAAACGCCGTGATAATTGCTACTGGATGGCCAAGTGCTATCGCTACACCAAGTGCTGATAGAGCGCCATGCCAAAGAATCCAGCTTGTCGCCTGCTGCATTCCTGCGACAGGGTTCGAAAGAAAGGTATATACAACCATTGCAATGATTAACAATGGAATCAACCAGCCAACCACCTTTGGCCACTTCGGCTTAGGTGGCCGTTTCGTTAGCTGTTTTAGATCATGCTCCTTATGTATTTCCTTGGTAATCCCTGGAACATGTGCAGCACCTAAGACAGCGACAACTTTATCGCCGGGAGCCTTCTTGATTTTTTGTGCTAAATACTGGTCACGTTCATCGATTAATGGCTTTTTAAGTTTCGGGAAATAATCCGTAAATTCCTGCAGCATCGCATTAATCGTATCCTGATTTTTCATCTTTTCCAGTTCTTCTTCTGAGATGCTTTCTTTACTAAATACACTGCCAACGATTTGCGCAAGCAGCATCGATTTCCCTTTAAAACCGATGTTTCCCCAAATTCGCGAAAAGGTAATTTGGATATTCCTGTCTGCAAGTACAAGATTCGCTCCCGTTTCCTTTGCAGATTCGATTCCCTGAATCATTTCTTGCCCAGCATTGATGCCGAACTGACTTGCCATTCTTTTTTGAAAAGAGGATATCGCCAGGTTCATTAACAGCAGGCTTGCCTTTCTATCCTTAATTACCTTAAATATATTCGTATCGCTCCATTTATTTCCTTCAGTAATCGATTCATACCGCTGTTCATCAAGCTCAATACAGACAGAATCCGGACGTTCTGATTCAATCACTTCTTTTACCTGTTCTGCACTATGCTTCGATACATGAGCAGTACCAATGAGAATAATCTCTTTATTGTCTATATGTAATCGGGTTACGTTTTCCTCCACCATCTGTTACCTTCCTTTTTTAGAAAACTAGGGTTTAACCGAGACTTACTCTGACTGCCTTAGTTACAATTATTGAAATTTTTTACCCTTAACTACAAAAGTCTCCGCTCAGAAACCATGCCACTGCAACTAAGAGCGTATACTATCATTCTAAACTACTATCATCCAAAATAGTATTCATTTTTCATTAACTTCTTTCCCAATCTATTATCCTATTCGAATTCATGTGTGGCAAGCATAGTCGCAATTGCATCTTCTATTGACGTTACCGAATTGCTTAAAAAATTATTTGCCACGATCGAGAAAATTAATTTCTCTCCATCTGAAGTTGTAACATAACCTGCAAGTGACGACACACCAGTAAGGGACCCTGTCTTCGCAATAACATTTCCTTTAGCTGGTCCTTCCTTCATCCGGTGCCTGAGCGTTCCACCAACAAGCCGCTCCTGCATTCCCGCTACCGGTAAGGATAATTCAAAGTCGGCAAACCATTCCTTCTGCTGAACCTGATAAAGCAGCTTTGTTAGCTCGCTTGCAGGGATTAACGTTTTATGTGACATACCAGAGCCATCCCGGAATTGAACGGTATCTGGATTAACGCCTAAAGCTGCTGCCGTTTCACCAATTACCTCTAGTCCCTTGTCCCAGCTTCCTTCGCCACGGGAAACCTGCCCCAGTTCCTTCGTTAATGTTTCTCCAATTCCGTTATTGCTTAATTTCATAAAAGGCAGCAGCAGCTCGTTTAATGGGATTGACTTTACCGATGTTAGTACCGTTGCATTCTCTGGGGCTACTCCCGTTTGAACTTCTGAATTGCCGGCAAACTTGATGCCTTGCTGCTCCAATGATTGTTTAAAGATATTCAGCACATATTCAGTCGGTTCCCATACTGCAATCCATTCTCTTGAATTCGTTCCGTTTACAGGAATTTTCCCCTCGACAATAATATTATTCGTACCATGCTCCCGCTCAATCGATAGATCCTTCGCTTCATTTGCTGAAACCATTTCAGTCTTGTTCACAATCGTAACGTAATTAGTCTTGGGAGTCAGTGCCACTTGCGCCTGCTCACCATGCTTCGTTCCTGGAATTACTTCAACGATGACAGTTCCAGCGTCATAATCTGCATTTGGGGAAAGTGTCAGCGCAGAGACCTGTGCACCGGTATAGAAAGACTCATCGGACCAGTTCAAATCCTGTGAAAGCCGAATCGAATCATACCACTGATCGTCACCAATTAAATTTCCGTTTATTTGGTTAATCCCTTGCTTCTTCAATTCGCTTGCAACTTGATCCAAATCCGCTTTTAATAATGTCGGATCTCCTTTGCCCCGAATATACAGGTTGCCTTTCAGTACCTTACCTTTTATCTTTCCGTTCGTCACGAATTCCGTTGCAAACCGGTAGTTCGGACCAAGTGTCTCTAGACTAGCTGCTGCGGTTAATATTTTCATATTTGATGCTGGATGCAATCGTAAATCACCTTGGTGGGCATAGATTTCCTCGCCCGTTTCCGCCTTACGAACACTTATCCCGACGCTTGCCCCGTCCAGAGATTCATCCAGTAAGATTACTGCCATTTTTTCCGCTAATGTTTGAGGTTCCTCTATTTCGGAAACCTCATTGGTTGCTTTAATAATAGGAGGTTCATCCTTGTTTATAAACGAAATAGCAGCAATTACCAATATCAAGAGAATTAGAAAGCCATATAGAATCTTATTCTTCGAAACCATTACCAGATCACACCCCCTATTATTTGAATATTTTAATTATACACTAAAATAACCTGGATGGAAGTTATTCTTAGAAAACTAAGGCTTAGCAAATCCTTATGATGACAGCCTTAGTTACACTTATGTGGTAAGAAAGTTCTTCACTTTTAACTACCAAAGATAATTATTATTGCCTAAGATAATGGGAAATATGCGGATACTGCTATTTCAATCCGTTGCTGATAATCATTTGCATTATAAAATTACAATTTGTAAGAAATAAATTACAATTTTAATTAGAGGTGGTGTTAGTGTTACTCAACAAATTAGTAATTTATCGAGCAGAAAAAGGATGGACACAAGAACAACTCGCAAAAAAGGTTGGTGTTAGTCGCCAGACCATTGCTACACTTGAGAAAAATAAATATAATCCTTCCCTAATTCTTGCCTTCAAAATCGCAAATGCTTTTTAGAAACCATTAACGGATGTTTTTGATTATAAGGAGGAATGATCGATATGTTATGGTTAGCAACACTGTTTCTAGCTGTAGTATTTATTTGT of Oceanobacillus zhaokaii contains these proteins:
- a CDS encoding MFS transporter encodes the protein MQRKKNTSEKLWTKYFILTFIYSLFTSISNNMLLTGLPLYAIHLGGNNSISGLLFGLFMLFAIFSRPLFGKLIDEKSRRMVLITGGVISAILSLSYVFALSIGLLLLLRAFHGFGFGATTNSSGTVVSDIVPKSRLAEGIGYFGLANTLATAVGPALSLFIIMNYNYNLLFIVSSILGFIALFCSFFINYERKNNESEHELSNPKVKRKLSEIMYEKTALPTGLVTIFIYVAMGATLTFIPIYALSLGIEDIGLYFTVYSFALLFTRIAGGKLADKYGYSLVIIPGMIMIVLSFVVLAYATSLSAFIISAILYGLGLGSVDPTLNAVMIRLCPPDRRGVGNSTFFTAKDLGGGLGAVIFGFVSLSQGFRSVYLYCALSIILAMIAYHFILRRQISSMEKVVGGIKQSA
- a CDS encoding TraB/GumN family protein, giving the protein MVEENVTRLHIDNKEIILIGTAHVSKHSAEQVKEVIESERPDSVCIELDEQRYESITEGNKWSDTNIFKVIKDRKASLLLMNLAISSFQKRMASQFGINAGQEMIQGIESAKETGANLVLADRNIQITFSRIWGNIGFKGKSMLLAQIVGSVFSKESISEEELEKMKNQDTINAMLQEFTDYFPKLKKPLIDERDQYLAQKIKKAPGDKVVAVLGAAHVPGITKEIHKEHDLKQLTKRPPKPKWPKVVGWLIPLLIIAMVVYTFLSNPVAGMQQATSWILWHGALSALGVAIALGHPVAIITAFVAAPISALDPLTAAGWFAGFVQAYFSKPTVRDFERLSEDVFSFKGFWKNKVTRVLLVVVFANIGSSLGTFIGGADVVRLFIDNLIN
- a CDS encoding helix-turn-helix transcriptional regulator; protein product: MLLNKLVIYRAEKGWTQEQLAKKVGVSRQTIATLEKNKYNPSLILAFKIANAF
- a CDS encoding MFS transporter translates to MGKFTKKEKSWMMYDWADSAYSIIITTAIFPIYYKAVAGNAGVADVDSTAYLGYTISIATLILALLGPILGTIADYKGMKKKFFLFFFTMGTLATISLLFVPSDSWILLLIIYTFTSIGSRGAVVFYDAFIVDVTTKERMDDVSARGYALGYIGSSIPFVLSITVIMLSQLEIIPLSATTASRIAFLITAVWWMTFAIPMIKNVHQLHYVEREPRIIASSFKRLWQTFRDIRQYRTIFIFLIAYFFYIDGVGTIISMSTAYGTDLGLGATDLIIALLAVQIVAAPFAILFGYLAKKFGAKRMLYTGILIYIIICIYAIFLETITDFWVLAMLVATAQGGIQALSRSYFAQIVPKERANEFFGFYNIFGKFAAILGPFLVGLTAQITGNTSYGVFSLIILFIIGFIVLIFVPDNRAAE
- the dacB gene encoding D-alanyl-D-alanine carboxypeptidase/D-alanyl-D-alanine endopeptidase; the encoded protein is MVSKNKILYGFLILLILVIAAISFINKDEPPIIKATNEVSEIEEPQTLAEKMAVILLDESLDGASVGISVRKAETGEEIYAHQGDLRLHPASNMKILTAAASLETLGPNYRFATEFVTNGKIKGKVLKGNLYIRGKGDPTLLKADLDQVASELKKQGINQINGNLIGDDQWYDSIRLSQDLNWSDESFYTGAQVSALTLSPNADYDAGTVIVEVIPGTKHGEQAQVALTPKTNYVTIVNKTEMVSANEAKDLSIEREHGTNNIIVEGKIPVNGTNSREWIAVWEPTEYVLNIFKQSLEQQGIKFAGNSEVQTGVAPENATVLTSVKSIPLNELLLPFMKLSNNGIGETLTKELGQVSRGEGSWDKGLEVIGETAAALGVNPDTVQFRDGSGMSHKTLIPASELTKLLYQVQQKEWFADFELSLPVAGMQERLVGGTLRHRMKEGPAKGNVIAKTGSLTGVSSLAGYVTTSDGEKLIFSIVANNFLSNSVTSIEDAIATMLATHEFE
- a CDS encoding cupin domain-containing protein; this translates as MYAVPYVYPYPYYVNTPIYTYNTRQPMYWGFTESSAYANRNLYLQTPVEEGSNLKDFGKGPFIVKIDKAAEQNNTFRTVLWTGNHLQVTVMSLNIGEDTGLEVHPNADQFIRIEDGQGIVQIGDKRGKYYILEKVHDDDAIIVPAGKWHNLINTGDKALKLYTIYAPPQYPLATIHRTKADAIAAHD